The genomic window TCTTTCCCATTGGTTACATTGTTTGATAGTGTAAGGACATTCTGACTTTGTATACCTGTCTTTCTGAATTATGTTGAGTTGCGTGTAATCAACAACGACAAAAGATTTCCATAAATGTTCTTTCTATATAAATTATCTCATTGAATATCCTCAGCCTAAGTGTCCTCCACTCTCATTTTAGCTGGTATTCCTTGGAGTCCAAGCcagggaagaagaggaaagaacgAGGCCGCATCCAAGTCAGCATCCAGTTCATGAGGAACAACATGACAGCCAGCATGTTTGACCTCTCCATGAAGGAAAAGCCCCGCTCGCCTTTCTCTAAACTGAAGGACAAGATGAAGGGTCGCAAACATGACAGCGGCTATGGTGACACATCTTCAGCCATCCTGCCTCGCTCTGCTGTGTGCGACTCAGAGCCCAACCGCCAGTCGTTTGCCCCAGAACCACAGCCCCAGCCTGAAACCAAGGTCAAGAGGCCGCTACTTGCTGGGGCCCATAAGCTCTCCGCAGCCCATTCCATGTCGGATCTCATTGGGACCCACTTTCGCCCCAAACTGGACTCCATGAACTCCATAGAGGAGAGTGGTGAGGACCAGTGCTTTTTATGTTTCAGATATGTTACAGCactttcaaatattttgtgtttaccatatattatataatttgaAATCAAAGCAGCAATAGTTACTTTTTATTGCTGCCTGTCTGCAGGGCAGCAatacgtttaaaaaaaaaaaataagaccaGTTTTTCTACCAGGTACAGTAAAGTCACTGGTGATCAGTGAGTCATTGCTACTTcctcatattttcatttcaaggaTGTAGGGCAGCGGTACAAGCAAGAGACTGGCGTTTCAGCTATGTATGAGGGATAAAAGGGCTCACTCTCAAGCAGTAAAATGACAAAGCAGTGTTATAATCACAGTATTTTGCATTTTGGAATGGTGTCGCTTCACACAATGCTTAATTGTCTACCTGTTCTTAATTATGTGTTTTAGGCTTCATGACTTGTGACTTGTCTTAATCTTGACGTGAGGTGCTGTTGCAGTTTCTATTGGCCATCAGTAGAGGTCGATAGACATCACTGAGCTATGGGAATAGATATAAGGATTTTTAcagtataaagtatatataaacCTTCATTAACTTAAATATTAATGTAGGTAATAATATCAATCTGTGACCTGTTTATTGGTCTCTGTTGCTAACCAGTATAAAACTGGCTTGAGTTTTCCAGCTCCACCAGCCTCCAATCTTCCCTCTGTCCTTCACTTATTATGCCTTAAACCAACAGATTTCCCAATAACAACAGTGCAGAGATCTAACAGAAGTAGCTGGTAAAATGTAACACATATCAATGAAAAACAAGTTAATAATCACAAttataaaaatgctgttttgctttgtttttgctaAAGGATGAGGTTTTACTTATATTGTCCTTATACTGTCCTGCATCGTGTTGTAGCTGAAAGAGCATAAGGTCGGGTAAAAGTGGGGCGGACTGAAATGTAGGTGGGTGGGAATTTTTTTGTGGTAAAGCAGATGGATATGCTGGGAAGTGAGATAAAGTGAAATGCTAAACGCTAAAAATCTTTATCTGGTTATGTAAGTTTTGAGTATTGAGAAATCCTCTTAAATCCTACAGATATAACATGGTCATTTTGTGCTGGAGCAGTGAAATTCATGCTTTTGCCAAAGGATGCAGCAAATAATTAGGCAACAATCGTCTGATGTTCATTACCAACAACCTAACTACATAATCATAAAAGCCAATTAAAGTATTACTCAACTCACTGCCCACTCCATCTTGACTGCACAGCTATCTGAGGCAGTTATGATGATTTTAACCTTATCTTACATGCTGCTTTGCGATCATTCAGATCGGCATGCAGGGGAGGGGTACATACTCAAAGTTTTGAGGGTAGGACAGACACAATTGTAGATTTTGCAGGCTATAAAGAATATAACAAGCGCTCCTAAATCACTGCTCccaataaaatatttcttttgtgGAGAGAAATTAGTTGGAAGAGCCACACGAACAACTTGGAAAATAACAAGAGTGAACACACAAAGTGGTGATTTTTACAGGTTATTTTATCTCTGTGAAACTGTAAAAGGTGTCTGTGAACAGAAGACAACCTTTGATCAGTTTTAAAGTAACCGGTTCTAATAACATCAAATTAGTGATTGGTGTTGGCCATTAAAAATCCTAATTAGACCTGTCACAGataatcacacaaaacaaaacaatcccatATTTTACCTATTTTTAAGAGTGTAATTGGCCCTTTccctagatttttttttttttagaataactACACCATAAGTTGACGTAATGCTTTTGGCTTTTCTTCCAGGGAGCGCAGCCGGCCCTCACAGGCGTTCCCAGAGTGAGGTGCCAGGCTACCAGGACAGCGAGGCACACAGTGACCCTTTCACTGATATCAGTGACGCCCTGCCACAGAAGTATGCCACGCTCCCACGCAACCGCAACCCATTTGAGGGGGAGCACGGGCAGCTGTGGGACCGGGCAGAGCggaaggagaaaaaggagaaggtCAGCCTACTGGAACGAGTGACGGGAAAGAAAGAAGGCCGCAAGACCAGCAACGGGGGGCGTTCGGGTAGTTCTGGAGACTTGCGTTCCCCCAACCCCTTTAGCGGTGACTCGCAAGCAGACACCAACCCGTTCAGCTCCAACTACAAAGCCAGGTAGTCTTTAGTTTGCACTATATGACTcatcaaaaatgacaacatgtcACACTACTCCTGTCCAGTACACCGTGCTTTATTCacctcacaaaatgttttcgGCTATCTTGCCTTCATCAGGTTGTTTCCAGTTTCCTTATGTATAGTTCATTGATCAGTCATGTTCCCTAAAgatcacaaaaacatacaaaaacattatcatcatctaCTCTTAGTGGATACAAAAATTAACAATAGAAATATAAAAGGTAATGAATGCAAAACATTCTTCTgcaatttaaatatttcatcttaACTCATCAATGGGTAGAAAAGGTTGAATGGCAATTTCTTAATGGGAAAAAAACTAACTCTTTATTCTTTCAACCTCCATTTTTCCTCAAATCTTTTCCATCTCTTGATACTGATAGATAACCTTAACTAATTTCAAAGTCAACCTGTAGTTGATCTCAACACATTAATCCCTTAACTAAATTTCCAATTGTTTAAAAAACTTCTTTTCTTTGAGAATTAATATAATGCTTAAGACTCTACAAAAACGGCTTCAAGTCTGATTCCTCATTTAACCCCCTTTTCGGCTTAAAGTGCCTAATTTAGAAATCCAGAATCCTTCCCTCTTAAAAGACAagttcacaacttttcaagtctgtcttaaaacagtcaggtgcccatatgaacactggaAGAGGTTTTCTTCGCTGTAAATCactcttcctgttcatactggctattaaaagatccccttcaaatgtggtttcaatataagtgatgggggccaaaatccacagtgtgtccacacactCATTTTCTGCaagaatgcatttaaaagtttatctgaagcttatatgaggcgtCAGATTCAGAACCCtaaattgctcccgatggttgTATCAGCTCCCTGCGTGGTAGCTTGCcgccattggtgtgtgtgtgtgtgtgtgtgtgtgtgtgagagagaatgcGTGAGTGAGCaacagaaacattgtaaagtgctttgaataaaagcgctatataaatgtagccatttaccattttgccatttatttttatctttgtattgacagtctttttagcatcaaattccctctttgtgattcctcagacagtgtttccctgttgagctgtggtggaagtctagtaacaaaaagagggactaaaaagactgtaacatagaaatatatatctacttgatttgactcatttggacggctgaagcatcatattagcttcagataaactttttaatacatttttgcacagaaggagggttgtggattttggcaccgatcacttacactgtaagtaagggtaagggatcttctaatggtcagtatgaagttgaggaatgattacagcaagaaaaacacgtGTCGATGTTCGTTTGGGCacgtgactgttgttttaagacagacttgaaaaattgtgaacccgtcctttaaggaGCAACTTCTCTAAATCTGCTGCTCTCTGGCTGACGGAAATGTTCAGCAAATGTTCATGTACATTGTGAGTCACACCTCTGCCATGTATTTTAGAAGTGTGAACTTTTAACCTCAGACTTGTTGTTTATAGTTTGCTTTATGTGTGTGACTAAGAAACATGACTAACTTCcaaatatttcactgaaatatcCGTTTCTTCCATGGCCTAAATTTAGCCTTTATCAACAGTGCTTGTCAACCTTTTTCGCCTGTAAATTTGTGGCATatcagtactgtatgtttttcatcCTATTCCATAAATCATCTCACAATCCCAAAAAGTGATCTTGCTACCCCATGAGGCCCAACGCAGGTTGACAAGCTCTAATCCACAGGATATTGGTTACAGCATTCTCGTAGGGTTTAGAATACCTTGTTGATTGAAATCTACTATCTGATGGACCCCCCTTCTCTGTCTCATTCTATTGTCAAGTATTGTTGTTTAAACATTTCCACCGAGCCGGTTACATCTATTTCCTGTGTTACATAAAGAGTTGGTGAGCTCTGTGGCTAAGTTCTGGTTTATCAGAATGGAAGGTGTCATTAGTGGCTCTTTAGAGAGCCTGGGCTTGATAACGGAGCCCTCTGAGCAATCGTAATGAGATCCTCTGCAGAGATAGACCACCCAATTAACCACTTATCTCTGTAGGCACTAGTCCATCATTTTTACTGCCGCTTTTGTCATACAGTAGCTCAGTGGTCATTTGTAATGTGGAGCACGAATACAAAAAGGTGGTTTATAGTATATTATTTGttgaaaagcacatttacagcTGCACAGGGTAGACACCTCAGAGCCTCCGTATTAGTGGAATGTTACAATCATACCCAAAATCTATACTTTAATACCTTCATGTGAATAAAGACCTTCTTTTTGATTGCTTTGCAGTGATAAAAAGCCAACAGGAAATGAAGACCTCACCTTTGGCCAAAGGAAGAAGGACGGcaagaaaaaagtaagaaagaGAGCACAGCCATCCTTAAAAGCAGATGCtttgtcagatgttttttttttttttttgcatgttgtcAGTTGTACCTGATAATgattgagataaaaaaaaaggggaagaagTGACCTCAACAGTTGCAACTGTGTCATTACTTCAAGTGTAGCGTTACCGATTTTTAATTGAGAACTCTAAGTTTCATTTGACATAGCAGCTGGTGACATTGATCTCCGTGGCCTCTGAAAATTCAGATGTGCCATTCAACTAATTAGCAGCTGCACACATCGGTCATCATGTCTGATCCAATCATAATTTGAAGCAGTGTGAAATTTCGGTGTGCAAGGTCAATCATAGCGGTGCACGGCGCTGGTTCTGTAATTGGGAGTTTTTGTTGAGAAAAGGcgttaaaatgtcatttgtttttctttttaatgattgTTTCATTATTTGCACTCAGCATTTTACTCTTTGTGGTTATGTTCTGTTAAAaatttcttttatatttctattttcaaAAACCTAAAATTTGCCAACTATTACGCAGCAGAATTGGTGTTTATGAGTGAGCGGTGGGAGCAGTAGCTAAAGTGATGTCTAAATGAGAAAGAGAATGCTGATAATGGCTTTCCTCACCTTTCTTTTCGGGTGTTGAGGGCTGTCGGTATCCACACATGTGCCCCTGCGCATGCCGCAATGCCTTGCAGAAATGGCAGCTCCCATTTCCTCTGCTTCAAGGCCCTAATTAACCACACACAGGGGGGAGGGAGCGCAGTGAGAGATTTCAAAGGACTGAGCTTTTAGATTCTCAAAGCTGAGCTCATTAGAAACTGTAATGACACAACTGGAGAATGCCAAGTGTGCGCCTTATCTTCTCCTCACTACTGATCGCAGAAAAATGGTCATCATTACTTTGCCAGTTCATGGTCATTTCCAGGCCTTTGTCACCAGCCACTAAAGCTCCTGATTattatgctgtgtgtgtgtgcatgtgtgagagagagagagagagagagagagacagagtatGAGAGAGGAAGCGTGTGCACGTACACATGCTTGTATGTGAAACCAACATCTACTTCCATATGGCTGTCAGCTCTCTTATTCTCTCTCAAATGGCTTAAGTTCAGTATCTTTCAGTGagatgccttttttttgttgttgttgtgtgtgtgtgtgtgtgtgtgtgtgcggggaGTAGGTTACAGAGCTCTGTTGTCGAAACCCTCCTTACGTTGGACATTTAATCTCGGTGgcaaatatttcattttggtttgtggtccccccccccccacagtaGCCTCTATGCTGTTAGAAGCGATAAGATACCTGGTAAGCAGTCCCGCTCTGGCTCTTTCTGCATTGTCTTTACCCAGCAGTAGAGGCTTGAATGGTGCATGGGAGTGGAAGCTGATAAGTGTGGTATTTTAAACAGGGTGAAGGCTTTGCCTGCTCTATCCGTTCAGGGGAGGATGCCCAGCACTGAAGCGATAAAGTGGTCCCTCATTAAAAACGATTACAGCTCTTCTCGTACCCGCGCAATATGATCTGCACATACCGTACCACACTGCTCTGTCCAAATAGACTGTCCGCAAAGAGCAAAGCTGGGCTTGGGTTGCATCCATATTTTGGAATTTATTAGCGTGACCTTTAATTGCAGAACTATGCAGCCTGGCATTTCCCCCTCGAAACAAAGATTCCTTTTTTTGGGGGAAATCTGTATTGTTAAGTGCTGGCAGGCATGTCAGTTTAGTCATAGTCAGTTTTTCCTGGACCTTTTTATATTAAGAGATCATGCTTTCAGATATTTGAAACTAAAGAAAAAGGAACTTTCTCAAGATGTTAGTTGCTTGTTGTAGTGTCAGACTCGAGTCCCATTAGAGCAGTTTAACTGTTCTTGATGCGTTATAAACACTGGATCATGACATCCGCTATACAATTCATTGACATGTCAATGCTAAATCCCTGGAGAACAGTTTCATCTTAACAACTCTCAATTAGCCTTTATTAGCAACAGGGAACGAGAGATAAACACGACAGTTTATGTCACGTCAGGCCAACACATCTAATTAGTCTATTTTCTCTGTCGCATCGTGAGCGAACATACATCTTTACACTTTCCTGCGTTAATCAGTTGCTGACATTTCGTGGAATATCATTCAATCATTTTAGTCTActtttataaaaacatgtctATGGTGACACAGACCATGTAACCTCAAAATCTGCTGAGGTTAAATTGAGCATTTAacttgttttccattttcaggAGGTGACACAGGAAAGCGTGGCAGCCTATAGAAACTTGTCCTTTGAGGAAGTTGTGCAGGAACTCATCAAGCAGAAAGAAGTGGTGAAAAAGAAAGACGCCCACATCAGGGAGCTGGAAGACTACATTGATAACCTACTTGTGCGCGTCATGGAGGAAACGCCAAGCATACTACGGACACCCTATGAGCCAAAAAAGAAGGCAGGTAAACTTAGCAAAAAGTAGAAAGCAAAGATACAGAGGATGAAAGTTACTAATAAGGGTTTAGCGGTAGCTCATGTATCAGTATCATGTGATAAAATAAGTGGGAACAAATGGGATTGATCAAAGCCAAATTTATGATTGAGTTATTTCTTTACCttagaacatttttattcaatGGATGTAGTTTTTAtagacattttttaatgtttgagtTATTTTAGTTTATGCAGTTCTTTGGCCTCTTTGTTTGGCAGAAATCTCATTcctatatttctctttttaaatgttgcgGTGCATTTTAAGGTACTTAAACAGGATGAGAGAAATTCATTAGttgatttcaaattcaaatcaatatttttctcaaAGATTAGGTTTATGTATATCGTATGCACTTGTGAACCCACAGAGGTCTGTTGCACATACAGCTGCCATCATCTGCCCAGAAGCTCTTAAGGTGCAAATGCAGCCAAATTCATGTTTACCAGATGCTGTAGAAGCAGTTGTTTGCTGTCTGTTAAAAGATGGTCAAGGGGTTGATGAAACAAAGCTGTAATTATTGTGTTTACACTTAAGCACAAGTCTTAAACTTGCCACATTAAGCCAGGCAGTAACGGCTTCTTCCTGAGCTTCTTCCTCAGCTGGGGATGATGTGGATGAACTCTGCTCTCCCACCCAACAACTTGAGTGATTCATAAATGTTCTTACAACGGTGTTACGGTAAAAAGTTGGCGTACAGTATCTGGGAGTCAGTGTTCTCTCTAGCTTACTGAGTCAtgcattttcagaaaaaaaaatgaacaaatgtaaCATTCCTATTATTAGTTACTGACTTTTATCTTCCTTTGATTTAATTGTGAAGACTATCATTTAAGTTTCTTGGACTGAGGGTCTTGCTGAAGGTGATCATTTTACTGACTTTAAGTGCAATAATCATAACTTAAGCTTCTTGCTTTATGTTCTGCTGGTAACgttcttgtttacattttaatcacATCTTTGAGCTAAACTCATGTCTTaatgttgatttgatttattaGCTTGGAGTTCTTTGTTACAGCCTTCATCTCCTTCAATTACACTTTTGGCTGATGATTGTATTAATGGTACCTAGCTGCACACGTGGATATATGCTGAACagtctttatttataaatgtgtcacatctcttttacatattaataatattttggtGTATTTCTATGGTACTCTAATGTTAAAACGCTACTGTATCCCAATGACCCCTCCCCCATCACCTGTTCTACTGTATTAACACTGTACAGATGGTACAAATCC from Thunnus maccoyii chromosome 14, fThuMac1.1, whole genome shotgun sequence includes these protein-coding regions:
- the LOC121911611 gene encoding rab11 family-interacting protein 2, translating into MSLGEQSQKWFPTHVQATVLQATGLQPKGKNGTNDAYTIIQLGKEKYSTSVAEKTLNPVWREEASFELPGLLLEGNPEVYELCFIVMHRSLVGMDKFLGQRSINLNEIFDNKERKKTDWYSLESKPGKKRKERGRIQVSIQFMRNNMTASMFDLSMKEKPRSPFSKLKDKMKGRKHDSGYGDTSSAILPRSAVCDSEPNRQSFAPEPQPQPETKVKRPLLAGAHKLSAAHSMSDLIGTHFRPKLDSMNSIEESGSAAGPHRRSQSEVPGYQDSEAHSDPFTDISDALPQKYATLPRNRNPFEGEHGQLWDRAERKEKKEKVSLLERVTGKKEGRKTSNGGRSGSSGDLRSPNPFSGDSQADTNPFSSNYKASDKKPTGNEDLTFGQRKKDGKKKEVTQESVAAYRNLSFEEVVQELIKQKEVVKKKDAHIRELEDYIDNLLVRVMEETPSILRTPYEPKKKAGKLSKK